A single region of the Pontibacter kalidii genome encodes:
- a CDS encoding ferritin-like domain-containing protein has translation MEINKEVQSTVHHLIERCKDGAKGYKTASEDVEDQDLKDLFRKYAVQRDSMITELQDQLHQMGHTDDESSSIEGTIHRAWIDLKSALSSKDRVRVLEECERGEDYAVKAYEEALDKNLPAQLKQIIEQQYRDVKHAHDHIRTLRDAAKE, from the coding sequence ATGGAAATTAATAAAGAAGTACAGTCTACTGTACACCATCTGATAGAGAGGTGCAAAGACGGAGCCAAGGGCTACAAAACTGCCTCTGAGGACGTAGAGGACCAGGACCTGAAAGACCTGTTCCGCAAGTATGCCGTGCAGCGCGACAGCATGATCACGGAGCTGCAGGATCAGTTGCACCAAATGGGCCACACCGATGATGAGTCCAGCTCAATAGAGGGCACCATCCACCGTGCCTGGATTGACCTGAAATCTGCCCTGTCCTCCAAAGACAGAGTGCGGGTATTGGAGGAGTGTGAGCGCGGTGAGGATTATGCGGTGAAAGCCTATGAAGAGGCGCTGGATAAGAATTTGCCCGCTCAGCTGAAGCAGATCATTGAGCAGCAGTACAGAGACGTGAAACACGCCCATGACCATATCCGCACCCTGCGCGATGCGGCAAAGGAATAA